The DNA sequence CTCATCTTCACCTTGACCCGCATCCGCAAAGATCATCTGAGCCCCATCCATGCCATCATGGAACACCTCAAATTCAGGGAGGTATTCGAGGTCACCCTGGGCATCGACCGGCTGGAGTGCAGCCTGAGTACCATCGAAGATTTTTTACTGGACCTTTGGGACAGCCGAAAAATAGTGGAGCGCCCCAGCCACAAACAAAATGGTCGCTCCGCCGCAAAAAAATCCCTCGGCGGAGACTCTCTCCACGAAATTATCTCCATTATCAGCTTTGACCGGGAAACAGGTGAATTCATTTTGCTCCGCCAGGTACAAAATCTTGAAAGGATGTGTCAGACAACCCATGAGCTTTTGAATTCCACCATCTTTGTCCTGACCCTGGTCGACAAGATCGCCACCAAAATCCGGACACAAATGGACGAGGCGTTGCGATCTCTGCACGAGATCCACGAGATCGAACCCCTGTTTCTCTTTGGATCTGATAACCCGGACGACCCAGCCCAACATGACAAACGGGTCTTTCTCGAAAACTACCGCCTGTTCCTGCGTTCCATTCCCTTACAGATCAACTCCATGAAGGATCGGCTTGACCTGCTGCTGAACAATCCCGACATTGCCGAACCACACAATGTGGCCCTGTGCCGCGCCCTGGAGTCCCAATGCTTCAAACTGTTCAGCTTCCTGAAAAATTGCCTGGAGTATCTCCAGGGCAAGCGGGACTCGGTCGGCCTTTCGACCGCCCTGGTCCAAATGTATCCAGGCCAAATGGGAAGCCAGGTCGGAGGGGCCCTCCGATCAGAATCACCTACCCTACCCGAGTTGGAAGAGGATGCCTTGCCGACTGGTGTCCCCCTGGCCAAGATCATGGGACAAATTCGCCGTGAGCTGGAGGAGACACGCAGCGTATTGTTGGCCATCAACCAGTTGGAATGGAAAGCCCTGGAGTGTCCCATCCCCCCGCAGGAACTGATGAAGACCTTCAAGACCCATCAACCTTTCCTGAAGCATCTCACCCTGTCGATTGAGGATTCACAGGCAACGCTTGGCGCCATCCAGTCGTCGATCGACCAGGGAGACCCGGAAGAGAGAATCCAGTCCGCCCTGTTACCCTTGTATCAACAAACCCGGGTCTATCTGCAAAGGGTGAAGCATATTCACACACAGGTCTCCATCTCTCCCGTCATCGACCGCCGTCTGCAAGCGGAAAACAATGCGGCTGGAGACCCACCCAAGGTTGACCACAAGCGCTCCAAAGATTCTCTGCTGTACGAGTTCTGTGGTACTTCGTATCATGGTTCCCGACGTCGGGCCGAGCGCACACAGGTCAACAGCTCCTTTGAACTGACGTTGGCCTCGGGGGGTACCATAACCGGGCAGACGGTAGATATCAGCAAGTCTGGTCTGGCCGTGGAGAGCGACACCCCGGACCCCTCCTGGGCCAAGGAGATGCAGGGAACCGTAACCTTGGGCATCGATCCCGACAAATCGGAATTTTCCTGTTACCTGGTGCGGGTCGCCGGCAAAAGGGCGGCCATGACCATCGCCAACAAGGATGAGGACCGTTTTGTCAAACTGGTCCGCGACAGGGTTTTGGGTGGCGCTGTAGGGGGGCTCGTGACCCTGGACTCGGAGTTTACCATCTCCCTCTGACACCACATCGTCCATCAGCTCCAGGTCATGTGCCATGCAAAACGAAATCTCCTATCAGGAACTGGTCCAATTTCTCAGAGGTGTCGCCGGATTTCGCGAGATCGACCCGACCGTCATCGAGACCAGGATTATCCCCATGCTGAGCGTGGTCACATATCAGACCGGTGACCAGATCCTGCGCAGAAACCACGATAACGGCACCTTGTATCTGCTGCGCGACGGCCAAATCCGGGTGGAGGTTCCCACCGCAGGTGAACCACGCCCCGTCATTCTCAAAGCCGGGGCCATCCTGGGCGAGATGTCCCTCGTCTCCAACAAACCTGCCGCCGCCAACGTGTTTGCGCACACCGATGCCACCCTCCTGACCCTGGATGTGGAGACCTTTCGCGACCTCATGCAGGAAAATGTCGAAATGACCCGATCCTTTGCCTTCATGATCGGCCAGCGGATCGCGGATTTTGTCAAACTGAGAAAATAACAAGTGAGGGAACTACTCGGCGCCCTTTCAAGAAAAGCTTGGATATGAAAGCCTTTGTCAGGGCTTCGCCCCGAACCCCACCAGGACTCTGTCCTGGACCTGCCAGGGGGCCAGCCCCATGGATCCCGATTCGTGACCGGGTACATGGGCAGCTACTAAAGTGCGAAAGGTGGCAAAGAAATTGGCTCGCTTGATGCTTGTGTACTGCGTCGGATTCTGCCTGCATCTGTCGGGATGAGGTTCTCATGCCCAATATCCTCGCCGTCTATTTGAACCATACCTGGTTTCCCGGGGTTCTGCTGCTCGTCATTCTGGCCTGGGGCACTCTCCAGTGGATACGGCTGGACCGGGTCCATCTGCAATGGGTCCGCTCCCGGTTGGCATCGGCGCAAACCCTCCTCGACAGCCAAGGCAGCGTCCAGGAGTTCTCCCGCAATTTTTCCACCATCGATGCCGGCTTTGCCCG is a window from the Magnetococcales bacterium genome containing:
- a CDS encoding cyclic nucleotide-binding domain-containing protein, with protein sequence MQNEISYQELVQFLRGVAGFREIDPTVIETRIIPMLSVVTYQTGDQILRRNHDNGTLYLLRDGQIRVEVPTAGEPRPVILKAGAILGEMSLVSNKPAAANVFAHTDATLLTLDVETFRDLMQENVEMTRSFAFMIGQRIADFVKLRK